In the genome of Treponema pedis, one region contains:
- the rplS gene encoding 50S ribosomal protein L19 yields the protein MSELIMKIEAQQKAENPPVFRVGDTVKVHFKIVEGKTERIQVYEGLVICFKNSGIGRTFTVRKNSYGVGVERVFPLHSPRIAKVEVVRPGKVRRAKLYYIREKIGKAAKIKTRIESKKA from the coding sequence ATGAGCGAACTTATAATGAAGATTGAAGCACAGCAAAAGGCTGAAAACCCGCCCGTTTTCCGCGTAGGAGATACGGTAAAGGTTCACTTTAAAATTGTTGAAGGTAAAACCGAACGAATTCAGGTTTATGAAGGTTTGGTAATTTGTTTTAAAAATTCGGGAATCGGAAGAACATTTACCGTAAGAAAGAATTCTTACGGGGTAGGTGTAGAGCGTGTTTTTCCGCTTCATTCACCCCGTATCGCTAAAGTGGAAGTTGTACGCCCCGGAAAGGTGCGCAGAGCCAAGCTTTATTACATCAGAGAAAAAATCGGTAAGGCGGCAAAGATTAAAACGCGTATCGAAAGCAAAAAGGCATAA
- the trmD gene encoding tRNA (guanosine(37)-N1)-methyltransferase TrmD, whose translation MRFDVLTLFPEIPRAFFASSIMAKAVEKGIISCNFVNIRDFAFDKHRSCDDLTYGGGAGMLMLPEPLASALDSVNAFNKRVIYVTPSGKPFNQKYAEELSREDELVFICGRYEGIDQRIIDEYVDDEISVGDYVMSSGELAALVIIDAVYRLIDGVISGESLEEESFSDFLLEYPQYTRPRNFRGREVPEVLLSGHHLNIQKWRLKKRIEKTLKNRPELIEKAKNMPAWTKDAEKYFKELENERTYNED comes from the coding sequence ATGAGATTCGATGTGCTGACCTTATTCCCCGAAATACCGAGAGCCTTTTTCGCTTCGTCGATAATGGCCAAGGCTGTAGAAAAGGGAATTATTAGCTGCAATTTTGTAAATATCCGGGACTTTGCTTTTGACAAGCACCGTTCGTGCGATGATTTAACTTACGGAGGAGGAGCCGGTATGCTTATGCTGCCTGAACCTCTGGCTTCGGCATTGGATTCCGTAAACGCGTTTAATAAACGGGTTATTTACGTAACTCCGTCCGGAAAACCGTTTAACCAAAAATATGCCGAAGAGCTTTCCCGCGAAGATGAACTAGTTTTTATCTGCGGAAGATATGAAGGTATCGACCAAAGAATTATCGATGAATATGTTGATGATGAAATTTCCGTGGGCGATTATGTAATGTCTTCGGGAGAGCTTGCAGCCTTAGTTATAATCGATGCAGTGTATCGGTTAATCGACGGAGTTATATCGGGCGAATCGCTTGAAGAAGAAAGTTTTTCGGATTTTTTGCTTGAGTACCCGCAGTATACAAGACCGAGAAATTTTCGGGGCAGGGAAGTTCCCGAAGTTCTTTTGTCGGGGCATCATTTGAATATTCAAAAATGGCGGTTAAAAAAGCGTATTGAAAAAACGCTTAAAAACAGACCTGAACTTATTGAAAAAGCGAAAAATATGCCCGCTTGGACAAAGGACGCAGAAAAATATTTTAAGGAGTTAGAAAATGAGCGAACTTATAATGAAGATTGA
- the rimM gene encoding ribosome maturation factor RimM (Essential for efficient processing of 16S rRNA): MELLATGRIRSPFGVEGFVKVESFSGEYEHFLNFDKIFLSIPEKKIEKGIKEGWFEVEKVTLRAADALLKLRGIDSPEAAKFLAGSELFIPRDKAAALKKGEVYVNDLCNCVLVCEGTRIGKITSVAEGGGGYLLEILKENSCENTGKTSEAAAGQVIYIPFNKEFIGNIDLKAGTVELMHRWILE, encoded by the coding sequence ATGGAGCTTCTTGCAACGGGACGAATCCGCAGCCCCTTCGGTGTTGAGGGATTTGTAAAAGTTGAAAGTTTTTCCGGAGAATACGAACATTTTTTAAATTTTGATAAGATTTTTTTAAGTATACCGGAAAAGAAAATTGAAAAGGGCATAAAAGAAGGCTGGTTTGAAGTTGAAAAAGTAACTTTGCGGGCAGCCGATGCTCTGTTAAAATTAAGGGGGATAGACAGCCCCGAAGCCGCTAAATTTTTGGCGGGTTCTGAGTTGTTTATCCCCAGAGACAAGGCCGCCGCCTTAAAAAAAGGTGAGGTCTATGTCAATGATCTTTGTAATTGTGTTCTTGTATGCGAAGGTACCCGTATCGGAAAAATTACGAGTGTAGCAGAAGGCGGGGGTGGTTATCTCCTGGAAATTTTAAAAGAAAATTCCTGTGAAAACACCGGTAAAACCTCCGAGGCTGCCGCGGGGCAGGTTATTTATATTCCGTTTAATAAAGAATTTATCGGAAATATAGACTTAAAAGCCGGAACCGTGGAGCTTATGCACCGCTGGATTCTTGAATGA
- a CDS encoding KH domain-containing protein codes for MQKDLIEYIAKSLVDEPSAVEVKESENEKGIVLELKVASGDIGKVIGKQGRIAKSIRTLLNASSGKSGKRYSLEILD; via the coding sequence ATGCAAAAAGATTTAATTGAGTACATTGCCAAATCTTTAGTGGACGAGCCTTCCGCCGTTGAGGTAAAAGAGAGCGAAAACGAAAAAGGTATTGTTTTGGAGTTAAAAGTAGCTTCAGGCGATATAGGCAAGGTAATCGGAAAACAGGGACGGATTGCAAAATCGATTAGGACCCTGCTTAATGCAAGCTCAGGAAAGTCCGGTAAGCGTTATTCGCTTGAGATTTTAGACTGA
- the rpsP gene encoding 30S ribosomal protein S16, with the protein MVKIRLKRIGTKKRPYYRIVVQDAREPRNGKTIDEVGIYHPIETAEKQISFNGDKVRSWIGKGAQPTDTVRRLLNKKEFTL; encoded by the coding sequence GTGGTAAAAATCAGATTAAAAAGAATCGGAACAAAAAAACGCCCGTATTATCGAATTGTCGTTCAAGATGCCCGTGAGCCTAGGAACGGAAAAACTATTGATGAAGTGGGCATTTATCATCCGATTGAAACGGCTGAAAAACAAATTTCTTTTAACGGCGATAAGGTAAGAAGCTGGATAGGAAAGGGAGCTCAGCCTACGGACACGGTCAGACGCTTACTTAACAAAAAAGAATTCACCTTATAA
- the ptsP gene encoding phosphoenolpyruvate--protein phosphotransferase, whose protein sequence is MKKLTGFIASDGLAAGPLYCITELPETVILSYKISDKEVIAHKNRLIDAVNTAKSELEQLVSNTQSDKTGKDIIDTHIMMLSDTMFLDSIFAELEKSKLNIEYILKNKVEETANMLKNSGDKYLAERADDIRDAFDSVFAHLLLTRGSNNSRFEKVPEGSIIAAKLIKASEALLVKNAGIAGIIMEEGGITSHIAIMARAWDIPMLVGVKGCMDFARFNMPAALDADNGFVLFNPPASEIAEYKKRIEKRNEEIRLFLSAQQNYTERLSITTSDGVKVSVNANIAFPEEIENKFVTISNGIGLFRSEFLFLEDGKIPEEDKQFEAYKKVVKVMEKKPVVIRTFDVGADKMLGEQESLGEKNPLLGWRAIRYCLERREIFKTQIRAILRAGAFGNVYILIPMISTAEEIIEVKKIIKECEAECSANGHLNAKYTGLGIMIEVPSAAIAADLYAPLIDFMSIGTNDLIQYTMAADRENTKVSSLANYFEPAVLRLIKHVIDSQKFIEDQRGHLVSMCGEMASNEEAAFLLLGMGLRHFSMPAGKILKMQKFMENVNVKAAEKLYESIKSLNSAKEIKTAVCKAMAN, encoded by the coding sequence ATGAAAAAACTTACCGGATTTATTGCATCGGACGGTTTGGCAGCCGGCCCCTTATACTGCATAACGGAGCTGCCTGAAACGGTTATTCTTTCTTATAAAATTTCGGATAAAGAAGTTATTGCTCATAAAAATAGACTTATCGATGCGGTTAATACTGCAAAAAGTGAATTGGAACAGCTTGTTTCAAACACTCAAAGCGATAAAACCGGCAAAGATATAATCGATACGCATATTATGATGCTTTCCGATACAATGTTTTTAGATTCAATTTTTGCCGAATTGGAAAAATCGAAATTAAATATAGAATATATTTTAAAGAATAAAGTTGAAGAAACTGCAAATATGCTGAAAAATTCGGGAGATAAGTATTTGGCGGAACGGGCGGATGACATACGCGATGCCTTTGATTCCGTTTTTGCTCATTTACTTCTTACGCGCGGTTCAAATAATTCCAGATTTGAAAAAGTTCCGGAAGGCTCCATTATTGCGGCAAAACTTATAAAAGCCTCGGAAGCTCTTTTAGTAAAAAATGCCGGTATTGCAGGCATTATAATGGAAGAAGGCGGCATTACGAGCCATATTGCAATTATGGCGCGGGCTTGGGATATTCCGATGCTGGTAGGCGTAAAGGGCTGTATGGATTTTGCCCGCTTTAATATGCCCGCCGCTCTTGATGCCGACAACGGTTTTGTGCTTTTTAATCCGCCCGCTTCCGAAATTGCGGAATATAAAAAACGTATTGAAAAACGGAATGAAGAAATAAGGCTTTTTTTAAGTGCGCAGCAAAACTATACGGAACGGCTTTCAATTACAACCTCCGACGGAGTAAAAGTCTCGGTAAATGCGAATATAGCATTCCCTGAAGAAATCGAAAACAAATTCGTTACAATTTCAAACGGAATAGGATTGTTCCGTTCCGAATTTCTGTTTTTAGAAGACGGAAAAATTCCTGAAGAAGATAAACAGTTTGAAGCATATAAAAAAGTTGTTAAAGTAATGGAAAAAAAGCCTGTAGTTATCCGAACCTTCGATGTCGGAGCCGACAAAATGCTCGGAGAACAGGAAAGCCTAGGAGAAAAAAACCCTCTTTTGGGCTGGCGTGCAATCCGCTATTGTCTTGAACGCCGCGAAATTTTTAAAACGCAAATAAGGGCGATTCTGAGAGCCGGAGCCTTCGGAAATGTTTATATCCTAATTCCTATGATTTCAACTGCCGAAGAAATTATTGAGGTAAAAAAAATTATTAAAGAATGCGAAGCGGAATGTTCCGCTAACGGGCATCTTAATGCAAAATACACAGGCCTAGGTATTATGATTGAAGTACCGTCCGCAGCAATTGCGGCGGATTTATATGCTCCGCTTATAGATTTTATGTCAATCGGAACAAACGACCTTATTCAATACACAATGGCCGCCGATAGAGAAAACACTAAGGTTTCTTCTCTTGCAAACTATTTCGAACCTGCCGTTTTAAGGCTTATTAAACACGTAATTGATTCTCAAAAATTTATTGAAGACCAACGCGGTCATTTGGTTTCAATGTGCGGCGAAATGGCATCTAATGAAGAAGCGGCCTTTTTACTTTTAGGAATGGGACTGAGACATTTCAGTATGCCGGCAGGAAAAATTTTAAAAATGCAAAAGTTTATGGAAAACGTAAATGTAAAAGCCGCCGAAAAACTGTATGAAAGTATTAAAAGTTTAAATTCCGCAAAAGAAATTAAAACTGCGGTATGTAAAGCCATGGCAAACTGA
- a CDS encoding MerR family transcriptional regulator, with the protein MEGFSIGEVEKLTGIKAHILRYWEEAVPLLQVQKDLNGRRVYSKRDLDFIFKLDYLINKKKYTLEGAGKELLNQAAFASKEAAAVSQLRSELLNIYKIIKEKKEL; encoded by the coding sequence ATGGAAGGATTTTCGATAGGAGAAGTTGAAAAACTGACAGGAATTAAGGCTCATATTTTGCGTTATTGGGAAGAAGCCGTGCCGCTTTTACAAGTACAAAAAGATTTAAACGGAAGGCGGGTTTACAGTAAACGCGATTTGGATTTTATTTTTAAACTTGATTATTTAATTAACAAAAAAAAATATACTCTTGAAGGAGCCGGCAAAGAATTGTTAAATCAGGCCGCTTTTGCAAGCAAGGAGGCGGCTGCCGTCTCTCAGCTCAGGAGCGAACTTTTAAATATTTATAAAATTATAAAAGAGAAAAAAGAGCTTTAA
- the der gene encoding ribosome biogenesis GTPase Der, with amino-acid sequence MENLDKTETEEENKNNEFSFEKKYENLPVIAIIGRPNVGKSTLFNRFLHKRRSITDPTPGVTRDPVEAQAIINGKPVLLVDTGGFKLTRSGNKFEDMMDELVKEKTIETLKKADRILLLLDAGLTTPEDEEFIRFLRPYFNKLIAAVNKTEGGRLTAEAYNYYAYGFKSLICISAEHGDNISELAEQLTAGLDFGNVKEAEAENIIRITLVGKPNTGKSTLANYLTNSDRSIISNVPGTTRDIVEGEFTYKDKRFIIQDTAGIRRKAKVNENIEYYSVVRSIKSMDNADIVFHLIDVQEGLTEQDKKIIDQASGRGLGIIFVLNKWDVMEQTQKAFKTEEEKIKVMFGKMEYAPVTAISANTGSGVKELLQIAIRMFNQLNKKIETSALNIALQDWLQAAPPPQGRQNSFTFKYMLQTKTRPVEFLLFANRPDAVTESYMRYIQNKIRKDLGFALIPILLKIKGSRKRWEERL; translated from the coding sequence ATGGAAAATTTAGACAAAACGGAAACCGAAGAAGAAAATAAAAATAATGAATTCTCTTTTGAAAAAAAATACGAAAACCTTCCCGTTATTGCAATAATAGGAAGACCCAATGTAGGAAAGTCCACCTTATTTAACCGCTTTTTGCATAAACGCCGCTCGATTACCGACCCTACTCCGGGTGTAACACGGGACCCTGTAGAAGCTCAGGCGATTATAAACGGAAAGCCCGTTTTACTTGTCGATACGGGAGGCTTTAAGCTGACCCGCAGCGGAAATAAATTTGAAGATATGATGGACGAGCTTGTAAAAGAAAAAACTATTGAAACCTTAAAAAAAGCCGATAGAATTTTGCTTCTTCTTGATGCGGGCCTTACAACTCCCGAAGATGAAGAATTTATCCGGTTTTTAAGACCTTATTTTAATAAGCTCATTGCAGCCGTAAATAAAACGGAAGGCGGGCGTCTTACCGCCGAGGCTTATAACTACTATGCTTACGGGTTTAAATCTCTAATTTGCATAAGTGCGGAACACGGAGATAATATTTCGGAACTTGCCGAACAGCTTACGGCCGGATTGGATTTCGGTAATGTAAAAGAAGCGGAAGCGGAAAATATAATCAGGATTACCCTTGTAGGAAAACCCAATACGGGGAAGTCCACTCTTGCAAACTATCTTACGAATTCCGACCGCTCAATAATTTCAAACGTGCCGGGAACTACACGGGACATTGTAGAGGGAGAATTTACATATAAGGATAAACGCTTTATTATTCAAGATACCGCAGGTATAAGACGGAAAGCTAAAGTAAACGAAAATATAGAATATTATTCCGTAGTCCGTTCGATAAAAAGTATGGATAATGCCGATATTGTTTTTCATTTAATAGATGTGCAGGAGGGTTTAACCGAACAGGACAAAAAAATTATAGACCAGGCAAGCGGCAGAGGTTTGGGAATTATCTTTGTTTTAAATAAATGGGACGTAATGGAGCAAACTCAAAAAGCTTTTAAAACTGAAGAAGAAAAAATAAAGGTTATGTTCGGTAAGATGGAATACGCTCCCGTAACTGCGATTTCGGCAAACACAGGAAGCGGAGTTAAAGAGCTTTTACAAATTGCAATTAGAATGTTTAATCAGTTGAATAAAAAAATTGAAACTTCGGCATTAAATATCGCTTTACAGGATTGGCTTCAGGCGGCTCCGCCTCCCCAAGGAAGGCAAAATTCTTTTACTTTTAAATATATGCTTCAAACTAAAACCCGTCCCGTAGAATTTTTACTTTTTGCAAACCGTCCCGATGCGGTAACTGAATCTTATATGCGCTATATTCAAAATAAAATAAGGAAAGACTTAGGCTTTGCGTTAATCCCTATTTTACTTAAAATAAAGGGAAGCCGAAAGCGCTGGGAAGAGCGCTTATAA
- a CDS encoding TetR/AcrR family transcriptional regulator yields MAKFKRKTKEERSKEIIEAAKTVFLKKGFHNTTMEDIVAATSLSKGGVYQYFKSTKSIMFKIMQEGNYFRYKRNEEIFKSAKNTDDPYEIITRAMMEKIFDDVPEKRLYLMFLAEILYDREYEELFLELEKQAYNFIFENLNSLFKKGFLTDKKMEFKSNKKGQLYSRIFNGILIIYELFRDKTVFNKQKKEIHDIIYSFVEKSFTIKS; encoded by the coding sequence ATGGCAAAATTTAAACGGAAAACAAAAGAAGAGCGTTCAAAGGAAATAATTGAAGCTGCAAAAACCGTCTTTTTAAAAAAAGGGTTTCATAATACCACAATGGAAGATATTGTTGCGGCTACAAGTCTTTCAAAAGGCGGCGTCTATCAATACTTTAAAAGTACAAAGTCTATTATGTTTAAGATAATGCAGGAAGGAAATTATTTTCGGTATAAACGTAATGAAGAAATTTTTAAATCCGCAAAAAATACTGATGACCCTTATGAAATTATAACTCGTGCCATGATGGAAAAAATCTTTGACGATGTTCCCGAAAAGCGGCTTTATCTTATGTTTCTTGCAGAAATCTTATACGATAGAGAATATGAAGAACTTTTTTTAGAATTGGAAAAACAGGCTTATAACTTTATTTTTGAAAATCTTAACTCTTTATTTAAAAAAGGTTTTTTAACCGATAAAAAAATGGAATTCAAATCGAATAAAAAAGGTCAACTTTATTCCCGCATTTTTAACGGAATCCTTATAATATATGAACTTTTCAGAGATAAAACCGTTTTTAATAAACAAAAAAAAGAGATTCATGATATTATATACTCCTTTGTAGAAAAAAGTTTTACAATAAAATCATAA
- a CDS encoding phosphoglucomutase, which translates to MNSTASFNIAQNNDGGIKEEFSKMILSASGWRKIFAESGNEEDGTDKIKQHDAAIIYYAAVSFLEFLKTENKNIDAIVIGRDARPTGAVIEELFIDSLSSCGYDLKVIGCAAAPEIMAYSKSIGAAFIYISASHNPIGHNGIKFGLNTGGVINAEQSKVLIKIFTEKCNAKDAEREAFKILSQRNGETLKIKEKIETFKKEALAAYKNFSKEVITNSSCIETQENFFTLCKKNSFEAEKAGKPLSILVDFNGSARAASIDREFFKEAGISLIGIAEKAGDIRHAILPEGKNLKFCADKMEELHKTGSDSLSKNCFLGYMPDCDGDRGNIIYWNDELNRACILEAQEVFTLSVIAELAYLLYTNNENMPGMNVNKPIAVAVNGPTSLRIEEAAACFGAKVFRAEVGEANVVNLAEELRRKGFTVRILGEGSNGGNITYPSSVRDPINTVFALLKLLLIKSENGRRGLFHIWCEVSGNKAFYKESFSLTDILKTLPAYMTTPTGEKRALLKIRTLEHSVLKRRYQKIFEKEWCIKKDVLKKKFGIEKYLSFCNNGTVQQENLKDFGVSGKGGLKIQFYNSEDKPIAFIWMRGSGTESVFRIMADIKGASSEAEKYLVGWQGEMVIRADNEDTI; encoded by the coding sequence ATGAATTCAACGGCAAGTTTTAATATTGCTCAAAATAATGACGGCGGTATAAAAGAAGAATTCTCAAAAATGATTTTATCGGCTTCAGGCTGGCGGAAAATATTTGCCGAATCCGGAAACGAAGAAGACGGAACGGATAAGATAAAACAACACGATGCGGCTATTATTTATTATGCCGCCGTTTCATTTTTGGAATTTTTAAAAACGGAAAATAAAAATATAGATGCAATCGTTATAGGAAGAGATGCGCGTCCTACCGGTGCCGTCATTGAAGAACTTTTTATAGATTCACTGTCTTCATGCGGATATGATTTAAAAGTAATAGGTTGTGCCGCGGCTCCCGAGATTATGGCCTATTCAAAATCAATAGGAGCTGCCTTTATTTATATTTCCGCAAGTCATAATCCGATAGGGCATAACGGAATAAAATTCGGCCTTAACACGGGCGGTGTTATAAATGCTGAGCAAAGTAAAGTTTTAATTAAAATTTTTACCGAAAAATGTAATGCAAAAGATGCGGAGAGAGAGGCTTTTAAAATCCTTTCTCAAAGAAACGGCGAAACTCTTAAAATAAAAGAAAAAATCGAAACCTTTAAAAAAGAAGCCTTAGCGGCTTATAAAAATTTTTCTAAGGAAGTAATTACAAATTCTTCATGTATTGAAACACAAGAAAACTTTTTTACCTTATGCAAAAAAAATTCTTTTGAAGCGGAAAAGGCGGGAAAACCTTTAAGTATTCTTGTAGATTTTAACGGAAGCGCGAGGGCAGCCTCAATAGACAGAGAATTTTTTAAAGAAGCCGGAATCTCTTTAATCGGTATTGCGGAAAAGGCCGGCGATATAAGGCATGCGATTTTACCGGAAGGAAAAAACTTAAAATTTTGTGCCGATAAAATGGAAGAGCTGCATAAAACCGGCTCCGACAGCTTAAGTAAAAATTGCTTTTTGGGTTATATGCCCGACTGTGACGGCGACCGCGGAAATATTATTTATTGGAATGATGAGCTTAACAGAGCATGTATTCTTGAAGCTCAGGAAGTTTTTACTCTTTCCGTAATTGCGGAATTGGCTTATTTACTGTATACGAATAACGAAAATATGCCGGGTATGAATGTAAATAAACCGATAGCCGTTGCGGTAAACGGACCTACTTCTTTGCGTATAGAAGAGGCCGCCGCCTGTTTCGGCGCAAAAGTCTTCCGCGCGGAAGTAGGCGAAGCTAATGTAGTAAACCTTGCAGAGGAATTGCGCCGTAAAGGTTTTACTGTGCGTATTTTGGGTGAAGGTTCAAACGGAGGGAATATTACCTATCCGTCATCAGTGCGCGACCCAATCAATACCGTTTTTGCACTTTTAAAATTGCTTTTAATAAAATCGGAAAACGGTAGAAGAGGGCTTTTTCACATTTGGTGCGAAGTTTCGGGAAATAAGGCTTTTTATAAAGAGAGCTTTTCTTTAACCGATATTTTAAAAACGCTTCCCGCTTATATGACTACGCCTACAGGAGAAAAACGGGCTCTTCTTAAAATCAGGACGCTTGAGCATTCGGTTTTAAAAAGAAGATACCAAAAAATATTTGAAAAAGAGTGGTGTATAAAAAAAGATGTGTTAAAGAAAAAATTCGGAATTGAAAAATATTTGAGTTTTTGCAACAACGGAACCGTTCAACAGGAAAACCTAAAAGATTTCGGAGTTTCCGGGAAGGGCGGTTTAAAAATTCAGTTTTATAATTCGGAAGATAAGCCTATTGCTTTTATTTGGATGCGCGGCTCCGGAACGGAGTCGGTGTTCAGAATAATGGCCGATATCAAAGGAGCTTCCTCGGAAGCGGAAAAATATTTGGTAGGCTGGCAGGGAGAAATGGTAATCCGTGCCGATAACGAAGACACAATATAA
- a CDS encoding MgtC/SapB family protein translates to MYAGNLTEKIIIIRLLLSFLAGCCIGMERSGKRQVAGLRTHILICMGACGMMIISLWLSQIYKDADPGRVAAQVVSGMGFLGAGAILKIGANVKGLTTAASIWVIAGIGLALGSGLYIMGAVMTGLSLLTLSVMNRIELMIFPLRQNKFLEIYFRGMVPPVNEISNILSEYAVSIISTNIRTSKSKKEPSKILLFINTPKRLDIKHLTEDLEKIETVDTFLLKEKA, encoded by the coding sequence ATGTATGCAGGCAATTTAACCGAAAAAATAATTATTATACGTCTGCTTTTAAGTTTTTTGGCAGGCTGCTGTATCGGAATGGAGCGTTCCGGTAAAAGGCAGGTTGCAGGTCTTCGTACTCATATTCTCATCTGTATGGGTGCATGCGGAATGATGATAATCTCTCTTTGGCTTTCACAAATCTATAAAGATGCGGACCCCGGAAGAGTTGCGGCTCAAGTGGTTTCAGGTATGGGTTTTTTGGGAGCCGGTGCAATCTTAAAAATAGGCGCAAATGTAAAAGGCTTAACTACGGCGGCTTCAATTTGGGTAATTGCCGGTATAGGACTTGCTTTGGGAAGCGGCCTTTATATTATGGGTGCCGTGATGACGGGGCTTTCTCTTTTAACTCTTTCCGTTATGAATAGAATTGAACTTATGATATTCCCTTTGAGGCAAAATAAATTCTTGGAAATTTACTTTAGGGGAATGGTTCCTCCCGTAAACGAAATAAGCAATATTCTTTCCGAATATGCCGTTTCGATTATATCTACAAATATACGTACTTCAAAATCGAAAAAAGAACCTTCAAAAATTCTTCTTTTTATAAACACGCCCAAGCGGCTTGATATAAAACATCTTACGGAAGATTTGGAAAAAATTGAAACTGTAGATACTTTTCTTTTAAAAGAAAAAGCATAA
- a CDS encoding ABC transporter permease, protein MKNFFILVAVQVKRLIKNKDILIGFIAPFVLMLIVFIITVNLGKIKEKDKETVKNDFSVRMDNIGYTVNDKADLWKKFIKGGVLFEDMAKAKDGLAKSEIIGLIIIPDDFSEKINRRIKPELEILTNDNTGMNSIVQLINININNYLIDSFIRSSNIAKNTSKISASLMNVICRRPNNVDIINIVLKMITLMILYVICISSASILKDIVTFRESKMLARAISSPNSERAIVGSILCAFVFLQVTINMIFFFIFVKTVNLKIAGLGIIFLTVISAGFFSLSLAVLFARIFKKVSQLNTASGLILIITMILFFLALSFTMDDIGIISVPVILKRLTPLSPLYWLVEMLDKEKLFPNLIIVWLMIAAIFTSGSWKLKEFNA, encoded by the coding sequence ATGAAGAATTTTTTTATTTTGGTTGCAGTACAAGTAAAACGGTTAATTAAAAATAAGGATATACTTATAGGTTTTATAGCTCCTTTTGTACTGATGTTGATTGTATTTATTATCACGGTTAATCTCGGCAAGATTAAAGAAAAAGATAAAGAAACCGTAAAAAATGATTTTTCAGTTCGTATGGATAATATAGGCTATACTGTAAATGATAAAGCGGATTTGTGGAAAAAATTTATAAAAGGGGGTGTTTTATTTGAAGATATGGCAAAAGCGAAAGACGGTTTAGCTAAGTCGGAAATTATCGGCTTAATTATAATTCCCGATGATTTTTCGGAAAAAATAAATAGGCGAATAAAACCTGAGTTGGAAATATTAACGAATGATAATACCGGTATGAATAGTATTGTACAACTTATCAATATAAACATAAATAATTATCTTATCGATTCTTTTATAAGGTCTTCGAATATTGCAAAAAATACAAGTAAAATTTCAGCTTCTTTAATGAATGTAATATGTAGACGTCCCAATAATGTAGATATAATTAATATCGTATTAAAAATGATAACACTTATGATTTTATATGTAATTTGTATTTCTTCTGCAAGTATTTTAAAAGATATTGTAACCTTTAGGGAAAGCAAGATGCTTGCAAGAGCGATAAGCAGTCCGAATTCGGAAAGAGCTATTGTAGGAAGTATATTATGTGCATTTGTATTTTTACAAGTAACGATAAATATGATTTTCTTTTTTATCTTTGTAAAAACGGTAAATTTAAAAATTGCAGGACTCGGGATTATTTTTTTAACTGTAATTTCCGCCGGCTTTTTTTCATTGTCGCTGGCCGTTTTATTTGCACGGATATTTAAAAAAGTTTCACAGTTAAATACGGCATCAGGACTGATTCTTATAATTACAATGATATTATTCTTTTTAGCTCTTTCCTTCACAATGGACGATATAGGTATAATCAGCGTCCCTGTAATACTTAAACGGTTAACGCCTCTTTCTCCTTTATATTGGCTTGTTGAAATGCTGGATAAAGAAAAGCTGTTTCCCAATTTAATTATAGTTTGGCTAATGATTGCCGCAATATTTACCTCAGGCAGTTGGAAACTGAAAGAATTTAATGCTTAA